A genomic segment from Micromonospora echinaurantiaca encodes:
- a CDS encoding IclR family transcriptional regulator: protein MSGVGVLDKAVVILAACVDGASLAELVERTKLPRATAHRLAQALEIHRMLVRDTQGRWRPGPRLGELANAAPDVLLTAAEPLLAALRDATGESAQLYLRRADERICVAAAERASGLRDTVPVGSVLPMTAGSAAQILLAWEPPEAVMPLLPRSKFTGRTLAEVRRRGWAQSVAEREAGVASVSAPIRDRTGRVIAAISISGPIERLGRRPGERHAMAVVRAGQRLSGL from the coding sequence ATGAGCGGTGTCGGCGTTCTCGACAAGGCGGTGGTCATCCTGGCCGCCTGCGTCGACGGCGCCAGCCTGGCCGAACTCGTTGAACGCACCAAGCTGCCCCGGGCAACGGCGCACCGGTTGGCACAGGCACTGGAGATCCACCGAATGCTGGTACGCGACACCCAGGGCCGCTGGCGCCCCGGCCCGCGCCTGGGCGAGCTGGCCAACGCCGCGCCGGACGTGCTGCTGACCGCGGCGGAGCCGCTGCTGGCGGCACTGCGGGACGCGACGGGCGAAAGCGCCCAGCTCTACCTCCGCCGCGCCGACGAGCGGATCTGCGTGGCGGCCGCCGAGCGGGCCAGCGGCCTGCGGGACACCGTGCCGGTCGGCTCGGTGCTGCCGATGACCGCCGGGTCGGCGGCGCAGATCCTGCTCGCCTGGGAGCCGCCGGAGGCGGTGATGCCGCTGCTGCCCCGGTCCAAGTTCACCGGCCGCACGCTGGCCGAGGTCCGCCGGCGCGGCTGGGCGCAGAGCGTCGCCGAGCGGGAGGCCGGTGTGGCGAGCGTCTCCGCCCCCATCCGCGACCGCACCGGCCGGGTGATCGCCGCGATCAGCATCTCCGGCCCGATCGAACGCCTCGGCCGCCGCCCCGGCGAACGCCACGCCATGGCCGTAGTCCGCGCCGGCCAACGCCTCTCCGGCCTCTAA
- a CDS encoding fumarylacetoacetate hydrolase family protein — protein MRIARFAHAKGMSFGVVEGELGAGPQGLTIAEIEGHPFGQLTFSGARWALSDVRLLSPILPSKVVCVGRNYAEHAAEHGSEVPKEPLLFLKPSTSVIGPRDAIRLPIFSKQVEHEAELAVVIGAPGARRADRAAAERAIFGYTCANDVTARDLQRSDGQWTRAKGFDSFCPIGPWITTGLDVSDLEIRCEVGRGPEEMEVRQLGRTRDMVFDVPALVSYISHVMTLLPGDVVLTGTPAGVSPLTDGDTVTVRIEGIGELSNPVVPVA, from the coding sequence GTGCGTATCGCTCGTTTCGCTCATGCCAAGGGAATGTCGTTCGGGGTCGTCGAGGGGGAGCTGGGGGCCGGCCCGCAGGGGCTGACCATCGCCGAGATCGAGGGCCACCCGTTCGGCCAGCTCACCTTCAGCGGCGCCCGGTGGGCGCTCTCCGACGTCCGGCTGCTCTCGCCGATCCTGCCCAGCAAGGTGGTCTGTGTCGGCCGCAACTACGCCGAGCACGCCGCCGAGCACGGCAGCGAGGTGCCCAAGGAGCCGCTGCTCTTCCTCAAGCCGTCCACCTCGGTGATCGGGCCTCGGGACGCGATCCGGCTGCCGATCTTCTCCAAGCAGGTCGAGCACGAGGCGGAGCTGGCGGTGGTGATCGGCGCGCCGGGCGCCCGCCGGGCCGACCGCGCCGCCGCGGAGCGGGCCATCTTCGGCTACACCTGCGCCAACGACGTCACCGCCCGCGACCTGCAGCGCTCCGACGGCCAGTGGACCCGGGCCAAGGGCTTCGACTCGTTCTGCCCGATCGGGCCGTGGATCACCACCGGGCTGGACGTCAGCGACCTGGAGATCCGGTGCGAGGTGGGGCGCGGGCCGGAGGAGATGGAGGTCCGCCAGCTGGGGCGGACCCGGGACATGGTCTTCGACGTGCCGGCGCTGGTGTCGTACATCTCGCACGTGATGACGCTGCTGCCGGGGGACGTGGTGCTGACCGGCACGCCGGCGGGGGTTAGCCCGCTCACGGACGGGGATACGGTCACCGTACGAATCGAGGGCATCGGCGAGCTGAGTAACCCGGTGGTGCCCGTCGCATGA
- a CDS encoding 3-methyladenine DNA glycosylase: MTAALAPTAVLDAADWQARRRAHEERVDAWLTPHLARRRRGEKHPVEDFLFTYYSHRPAQLRRWHPGAGMVLRDADPAEFGRDYRPTAGGVTLDTATVRTRRADSVDWIRSLLTATAGRPGHFGCFGMHEWAMVYRQTQAEVRHNSWPLRLSPEQTARTVEANRIRCSHFDAYRFFTAPARPLNLLTPTRETQHANEQPGCLHANMDLYKWAYKLSPLVPSELVADCFELARKIRTLDMRASPYDLAALGCPPVRVETAEGRAEYVTAQRGFAERAARLRERLLAAVPDEGPELGRASAEVNRPGGRASRPAGG, from the coding sequence GTGACCGCCGCCCTCGCCCCCACCGCCGTGCTCGACGCCGCGGACTGGCAGGCCCGGCGGCGGGCGCACGAGGAGCGGGTGGACGCCTGGCTGACGCCGCACCTGGCCCGCCGCCGCCGGGGCGAGAAGCACCCGGTCGAGGACTTCCTCTTCACCTACTACTCGCACCGCCCGGCGCAGCTGCGCCGCTGGCACCCGGGCGCCGGCATGGTGCTGCGGGACGCGGACCCGGCCGAGTTCGGCCGGGACTACCGCCCCACCGCCGGCGGGGTGACCCTCGACACCGCCACGGTGCGCACCCGCCGAGCCGACTCGGTCGACTGGATCCGCTCGCTGCTCACGGCGACCGCCGGCCGGCCGGGGCACTTCGGCTGCTTCGGGATGCACGAGTGGGCGATGGTCTACCGGCAGACCCAGGCCGAGGTACGGCACAACTCCTGGCCGCTGCGGCTCAGCCCGGAGCAGACCGCGCGGACGGTCGAGGCGAACCGGATCCGGTGCAGCCACTTCGACGCGTACCGCTTCTTCACCGCGCCGGCCCGGCCGCTGAACCTGCTCACCCCGACCCGGGAGACCCAGCACGCCAACGAGCAGCCGGGCTGCCTGCACGCCAACATGGATCTCTACAAGTGGGCGTACAAGCTCTCGCCGCTGGTCCCGTCGGAGTTGGTGGCGGACTGCTTCGAGCTGGCCCGGAAAATCCGCACGCTGGACATGCGGGCCAGCCCGTACGACCTGGCCGCGCTCGGCTGTCCGCCGGTCCGGGTGGAGACGGCGGAGGGCCGGGCCGAGTACGTGACCGCCCAGCGCGGCTTCGCCGAGCGGGCGGCCCGGCTGCGGGAACGCCTGTTGGCGGCGGTGCCGGACGAGGGACCGGAGCTCGG
- the leuC gene encoding 3-isopropylmalate dehydratase large subunit: MVGVTPEPAPRTLAEKVWDAHVVRSAEGEPDLLFIDLHLLHEVTSPQAFDGLRLAGRRVRRTDLTIATEDHNTPTGYADPAFRSRRGDLLTIADPTSRTQIETLRRNCAEFGIRLHPLGDDNQGIVHVIGPQLGLTQPGMTIVCGDSHTATHGAFGALAFGIGTSEVEHVLATQTLPQARPKTMAVNVTGQLGPGVTAKDLVLALIAQVGTGGGRGHVVEYRGEAIRSLSMEGRMTIANMSIEWGAKAGMIAPDETTFAYLKGRPNAPRGADWDAAVAWWRTLPTDEGATFDAEVTLDASRITPFVTWGTNPGQGAPLGASVPDPEEFVSESERTAARRALEYMDLRPGTALRELPIDVVFVGSCTNGRLEDLRAAADVLRGHRVADGVRMLVVPGSAAVREAAEAEGLDKVFTDAGAEWRFAGCSMCLGMNPDTLTPGQRCASTSNRNFEGRQGRGGRTHLVSPPVAAATAVVGRLAAPADL; this comes from the coding sequence ATGGTGGGAGTCACTCCCGAGCCGGCGCCCAGGACCCTGGCCGAGAAGGTCTGGGACGCGCACGTCGTACGATCCGCCGAGGGCGAGCCGGATCTGCTCTTCATCGACCTGCACCTGCTGCACGAGGTGACCAGCCCGCAGGCCTTCGACGGACTGCGGCTCGCCGGCCGCCGGGTGCGCCGCACCGATCTGACGATCGCGACCGAGGACCACAACACCCCGACCGGGTACGCCGATCCGGCTTTCCGGTCGCGGCGCGGTGACCTGCTCACCATCGCCGATCCCACCTCGCGTACGCAGATCGAGACGCTGCGCCGCAACTGCGCCGAGTTCGGCATCCGGCTGCACCCGCTGGGCGACGACAACCAGGGCATCGTGCACGTGATCGGTCCCCAGCTCGGCCTCACCCAGCCGGGCATGACCATCGTCTGCGGCGACTCGCACACCGCCACCCACGGCGCGTTCGGGGCGCTCGCCTTCGGCATCGGCACCAGTGAGGTGGAGCACGTGCTGGCCACCCAGACGCTGCCGCAGGCCCGCCCGAAGACGATGGCGGTCAACGTCACCGGGCAGCTCGGCCCGGGCGTCACCGCCAAGGACCTGGTGCTCGCCCTGATCGCCCAGGTGGGCACCGGGGGTGGCCGCGGCCACGTCGTGGAGTACCGCGGCGAGGCGATCCGGTCGCTGTCCATGGAGGGGCGGATGACCATCGCCAACATGTCCATCGAGTGGGGTGCCAAGGCCGGCATGATCGCGCCGGACGAGACCACCTTCGCGTACCTCAAGGGGCGGCCCAACGCACCGCGCGGCGCCGACTGGGACGCGGCGGTGGCCTGGTGGCGGACGCTGCCCACCGACGAGGGGGCGACCTTCGACGCCGAGGTGACCCTGGACGCCAGCCGGATCACCCCGTTCGTCACCTGGGGCACCAACCCCGGGCAGGGCGCGCCGCTGGGCGCCTCGGTGCCGGATCCGGAGGAGTTCGTCAGCGAGAGCGAGCGGACCGCCGCCCGGCGGGCCCTGGAGTACATGGACCTGCGTCCCGGCACCGCGCTGCGCGAACTGCCGATCGACGTGGTCTTCGTCGGTTCCTGCACCAACGGCCGGCTGGAGGACCTGCGGGCCGCCGCCGACGTGCTGCGCGGGCACCGGGTCGCCGACGGCGTCCGGATGCTGGTGGTGCCCGGCTCCGCCGCGGTCCGTGAGGCGGCCGAGGCGGAGGGGCTGGACAAGGTCTTCACCGACGCCGGGGCGGAGTGGCGGTTCGCCGGCTGCTCGATGTGTCTGGGCATGAACCCGGACACCCTCACCCCCGGCCAGCGCTGCGCCTCGACCTCCAACCGGAACTTCGAGGGCCGCCAGGGCCGGGGCGGACGCACCCACCTGGTCTCCCCGCCGGTCGCCGCCGCCACCGCCGTGGTGGGCCGGCTGGCCGCTCCCGCCGATCTGTAG